Proteins encoded in a region of the Arthrobacter sp. U41 genome:
- a CDS encoding tyrosine-type recombinase/integrase translates to MKRTTHEPAPDFWGYARNYLHDFLPNVREMAPRSIEAYRISLESYLHYLVTEKQVRRQNIGFDHFDRQFLKDWLVWMRQTKKYLPATIGLRLSAVKAFLNFASAEDLTLVAVYQAAKNIKAPTTPRKPIEYLQENETAAILAAYDGNDVKSRRNRMLLILLYDSGARVGEITALTIDDLALTRPAHLTLTGKRDKSRVVPLGEKTVEHLKVYLDEFHPQRANRPATRPLFYSFHRGQPIAPSSDTVAAVLKKAGDVAREWCPSVPGNLHCHMLRKTKAMDLYKQGIPLPIIMQLLGHESMSTTSAFYAFATLDMMRAAMKAATPAIGETSTDVLSDDELQLLYSLK, encoded by the coding sequence ATGAAACGCACAACCCACGAACCGGCACCTGATTTCTGGGGTTACGCACGGAACTACCTGCACGACTTCCTGCCCAACGTCAGGGAAATGGCGCCGCGCAGCATCGAGGCATACCGGATCAGTCTGGAAAGCTACCTCCATTACCTGGTCACGGAGAAGCAGGTCCGCCGCCAGAACATCGGCTTTGATCACTTCGACCGGCAATTCCTCAAGGACTGGCTGGTATGGATGCGGCAAACCAAGAAATACCTGCCCGCAACCATCGGCCTGCGCCTGAGCGCCGTCAAGGCCTTCCTGAATTTCGCGTCCGCGGAAGACCTCACCCTGGTCGCTGTTTACCAGGCTGCCAAGAACATCAAGGCACCAACCACACCGCGCAAACCCATCGAATACCTCCAAGAGAACGAGACGGCAGCGATTCTCGCCGCCTACGACGGCAACGACGTGAAGTCACGCCGGAACCGCATGCTGCTCATCCTGCTCTACGACAGCGGTGCCCGCGTCGGCGAGATCACCGCGCTAACCATTGACGACCTGGCACTGACAAGACCGGCCCACCTGACCCTCACGGGCAAACGGGATAAGAGCCGCGTCGTCCCCTTGGGCGAGAAGACCGTGGAACACCTGAAGGTCTATCTCGACGAGTTCCACCCGCAACGCGCAAACCGGCCCGCGACGCGGCCCCTGTTTTATAGCTTCCACCGCGGTCAACCGATTGCCCCTTCCAGCGACACCGTTGCCGCGGTGCTCAAGAAAGCCGGGGACGTCGCCCGCGAATGGTGCCCTTCGGTCCCGGGCAATCTCCACTGCCACATGCTGCGGAAGACCAAGGCCATGGACCTCTATAAGCAAGGCATACCGTTGCCGATCATCATGCAGCTGCTCGGACACGAAAGCATGAGCACCACCTCGGCGTTCTACGCCTTCGCCACCCTCGACATGATGCGGGCAGCGATGAAAGCGGCCACCCCTGCAATCGGCGAAACGAGCACCGATGTGCTCAGCGACGATGAACTTCAACTGCTCTACTCACTGAAATAA